From the genome of Leptospira brenneri:
GAACGTTCACAAGCCATATCCCGAATCCTTCGCGAAAAAGGTGTCAACTCGAAAAGGATTATTGATTCCACCCAAGGATCGGCTATGTATACTGTTGATTCAAGAGAGAAGGTGGTGATTGAACTTAGAAAAAAGAATAAATAATTTTTTCTAAGTTTAAATCCATTCAGCTAATCATACTTTGGAGCCAACACTCGCCTCTCGGTTTAGTTCCAGAAGTTCTTCGGTTCTTTTTCTGCTTTCTGCACAAAGATTCGGATTGTCTTTCATGGATTCTCCGAAACTAGGAATCATTGTTTTTAATTTAGTTTTCCATTCTGTTGATTGCATTTCTTTGGGAAAACAATCGGTAAGCACTTCTAACATGATGGAAACAGAAGTCGAAGCACCGGGGCTTGCACCTAACAAAGCGGCAAGAGATCCATCTTTTGCGGAAACCACTTCGGTTCCGAATTCCAAAACTCCACCTTCTTCTTCATCTTTTTTGATTACCTGAACTCTTTGGCCTGCTACTACTAATTCCCAATCTTCTGATTTTACTTCTGGGAAGTATTCTTTCAGTGCGGTTATACGATCTTCATGGGATTGCATGGCTTGGCTGATTAAGTATTTAGTTAAAGGTAAGTTGTGCATTCCTGCTGATAACATGGGGAAAATGTTATCAAATTCTAATGACTTTACTAAATCAAGGTAAGATCCTTTTTTTAAGAATTTGGTCGTAAAACCAGCATAAGGTCCAAATAATAATTCTTTTTTGCCTTCGATGATTCTTGTGTCTAAGTGAGGGACGGACATGGGGGGAGAACCAACATTTGCTTTTCCATATACTTTAGCAAAATGTTGTTTGATCACATCTCGATTGCGGCAACGCAACCACTGTCCACTCACTGGAAATCCACCAAACCCAGCGGCTTCTGGGATGTCAGATTTTTCTAAAAGCGGAAGACTTCCCCCGCCGGCGCCGATAAAAACAAACTTAGCTTCGTGGTGTTCTTTTTCATGTGTCTGGATATTATTTGAAGTTAGGTGCCAAAATCCATTCTCGCTCCGTTCCAAATCTTTCACATCTTCAAAATAATGTACATGGACATCCGGAAAACTTTCTAAATAACGAAACATTGCCCTTGTTAAGGTTCCGAAGTTCACATCGGTTCCTAATTCCATCTTGGTGGCGGCTAGTGGTTCTGAGTTGTCTCTACCTTTCATGACAAGGGGAAGCCATTCGGTAAGAGTGTCCTTATCTTCTGTATAAACTAGGTCCTTAAATAATTCATATTTTTTTAAGGCATCAAAACGCTTTCTAAGGAAAGATACATTTTCTTCTCCCCAAACAAAACTATAATGAGGAACGGAATGAATAAATTCATCAGCATCTAAAATTCGTTTATTACCTGCAAGATAACCCCAAAACTCTTTTGAAATTTCGAACCATTCTGCGATTTGTAAGGCTTTTTTTGTTTGGATGGAACCATCTTCGTTTTCAATTGTATAATTTAATTCGCAAAAGGCAGAATGTCCGGTACCGGCATTGTTCCAGGCATTCGAACTTTCACGAGCGGCGGCGTCTAATCTTTCTAGTACAGTGATGGTTAGGTGAGGGGCTAATTCTTTTAAAAGAACTCCTAGGGTGGCACTCATAATTCCTGCACCGATGA
Proteins encoded in this window:
- a CDS encoding malate:quinone oxidoreductase; this encodes MKEKDTVRTKSDVILIGAGIMSATLGVLLKELAPHLTITVLERLDAAARESSNAWNNAGTGHSAFCELNYTIENEDGSIQTKKALQIAEWFEISKEFWGYLAGNKRILDADEFIHSVPHYSFVWGEENVSFLRKRFDALKKYELFKDLVYTEDKDTLTEWLPLVMKGRDNSEPLAATKMELGTDVNFGTLTRAMFRYLESFPDVHVHYFEDVKDLERSENGFWHLTSNNIQTHEKEHHEAKFVFIGAGGGSLPLLEKSDIPEAAGFGGFPVSGQWLRCRNRDVIKQHFAKVYGKANVGSPPMSVPHLDTRIIEGKKELLFGPYAGFTTKFLKKGSYLDLVKSLEFDNIFPMLSAGMHNLPLTKYLISQAMQSHEDRITALKEYFPEVKSEDWELVVAGQRVQVIKKDEEEGGVLEFGTEVVSAKDGSLAALLGASPGASTSVSIMLEVLTDCFPKEMQSTEWKTKLKTMIPSFGESMKDNPNLCAESRKRTEELLELNREASVGSKV